In Oryza sativa Japonica Group chromosome 2, ASM3414082v1, the following are encoded in one genomic region:
- the LOC4330283 gene encoding mitochondrial import inner membrane translocase subunit TIM23-1 isoform X2, whose amino-acid sequence MSRAVDAQQEPTEGRRFYSPDRPEGLAFPTSYRALYDLPTSPECLFEEDKFRQTRTWGENLTFYTGVSYLAGATSGALVGLRRAAAEAERGESAKLRINRALNQSGSVGRAFGNRFGIVAMLFAGTESFVRDQRDGADDWVNTVAAGASAGALYRIASGPRSMIVAGILGGVLSGAAVAG is encoded by the exons ATGTCCCGCGCCGTTGACGCCCAGCAGGAGCCCACGGAAGGGCGCCGCTTCTACTCGCCGGATCGCCCCGAGGGCCTCGCCTTCCCCACCTCGTACCGCGCGCTCTACGACCTGCCCACCTCGCCGGAGTGCCTCTTCGAGGAGGACAAGTTCCGGCAGACCCGCACCTGGGGCGAGAACCTCACGTTCTACACCGGCGTCAgctacctcgccggcgccacgtCCGGCGCGCTCGtgggcctccgccgcgccgccgccgaggccgagcgcggggagTCCGCCAAGCTGCGCATCAACCGCGCCCTCAACCAGAGCGGCTCCGTCGGCCGCGCCTTCGGCAACCGGTTCGGCATCGTCGCGATGCTCTTCGCCGGGACCGAGAGCTTCGTCCGCGACCAGCgcgacggcgccgacgactGGGTCAACACCGTCGCCGCGGGGGCCAGCGCCGGGGCGCTCTACCGCATCGCGTCCGGCCCAAGGTCGATGATCGTCGCCGGCATCCTCGGCGGAGTCCTGTCCGGCGCAGCTGTCGCGG GCTGA
- the LOC4330283 gene encoding mitochondrial import inner membrane translocase subunit TIM23-1 isoform X1, with amino-acid sequence MSRAVDAQQEPTEGRRFYSPDRPEGLAFPTSYRALYDLPTSPECLFEEDKFRQTRTWGENLTFYTGVSYLAGATSGALVGLRRAAAEAERGESAKLRINRALNQSGSVGRAFGNRFGIVAMLFAGTESFVRDQRDGADDWVNTVAAGASAGALYRIASGPRSMIVAGILGGVLSGAAVAGKPMLQRFAPKLSARLDYLR; translated from the coding sequence ATGTCCCGCGCCGTTGACGCCCAGCAGGAGCCCACGGAAGGGCGCCGCTTCTACTCGCCGGATCGCCCCGAGGGCCTCGCCTTCCCCACCTCGTACCGCGCGCTCTACGACCTGCCCACCTCGCCGGAGTGCCTCTTCGAGGAGGACAAGTTCCGGCAGACCCGCACCTGGGGCGAGAACCTCACGTTCTACACCGGCGTCAgctacctcgccggcgccacgtCCGGCGCGCTCGtgggcctccgccgcgccgccgccgaggccgagcgcggggagTCCGCCAAGCTGCGCATCAACCGCGCCCTCAACCAGAGCGGCTCCGTCGGCCGCGCCTTCGGCAACCGGTTCGGCATCGTCGCGATGCTCTTCGCCGGGACCGAGAGCTTCGTCCGCGACCAGCgcgacggcgccgacgactGGGTCAACACCGTCGCCGCGGGGGCCAGCGCCGGGGCGCTCTACCGCATCGCGTCCGGCCCAAGGTCGATGATCGTCGCCGGCATCCTCGGCGGAGTCCTGTCCGGCGCAGCTGTCGCGGGTAAGCCGATGCTTCAGAGATTCGCGCCGAAGCTATCCGCCAGATTGGATTATTTACGCTGA
- the LOC4330284 gene encoding probable N6-adenosine-methyltransferase MT-A70-like, with amino-acid sequence MEAQADAGGDDLAAMREQCRSLEEAIGFRRETQMGLVASLQRLVPDLVPSLDRSLRIIAAFNDRPFVPTPNPDGGHGKSPAALKPHHRRALPDPARSTRRKTSPGSSPASVAAAPGGLDAVRTMVAVCLLELVPFAEIDAAALARRLQAESSSASEAERTALADLAAELGGSAASAVVLALRRIAEDTGGVQIEEAMIGGKSMTMVWAIDRNKLLKELPESATLPLLQPPPAPQMPPSETDAGSAMIPRTPQQQQPQPDMWPHSMPPIFPRPRGMTMQGMQRVPGVPPGLMPLQRPFMGPAGVITMGGGVGPSPNQQKQKSEEDELKDLELLLNKKTYREKQNTKTGEELLDLIHRPTAKETAVAAKFKTKGGSQLKEYCTNLTKEDCRRQSGSFVACDKVHFRRIIAPHTDTNLGDCSFLDTCRHTKTCKYVHYELDQTPDIPPMMAGALAPPRQIRLQRAEYCSEVELGEAQWINCDIRNFRMDILGQFGVIMADPPWDIHMELPYGTMADDEMRTLNVPALQTDGLIFLWVTGRAMELGRECLELWGYKRVEEIIWVKTNQLQRIIRTGRTGHWLNHSKEHCLVGIKGNPLVNRNIDTDVIVAEVRETSRKPDEMYPMLERISPRTRKLELFARMHNAHAGWLSLGNQLNGVRLVDEGLRARYKAAYPDSEVQPPSPPRASAPIDGDQGTSQKPTVSDGERPA; translated from the exons ATGGAGGCGCAggcggacgccggcggcgacgacctcgccgccatGCGGGAGCAGTGCCGGAGCCTGGAGGAGGCCATCGGCTTCCGCCGGGAGACGCAGATGGGCCTCGTCGCATCGCTCCAGCGCCTCGTCCCCGACCTCGTCCCCTCCCTCGACCGCTCGCTCcgcatcatcgccgccttcaaCGACCGCCCCTTCGTCCCCACCCCGAACCCCGACGGCGGCCACGGTAAGAGCCCCGCCGCCCTCAagccccaccaccgccgcgccctccctgACCCGGCGCGCTCCACCCGCCGCAAGACCTCGCCCGGATCCTcccctgcctccgtcgccgctgcccccggcggcctcgacgcCGTGCGCACCATGGTCGCCGTGTGCCTCCTGGAGCTCGTCCCCTTCGCCGagatcgacgccgccgcgctcgcccgccgcctgcaGGCGGAGAGCTCATCCGCCAGCGAGGCCGAGCGGACTGCTCTCGCTGACCTAGCCGCCGAactcggcggctcggcggcctCCGCTGTAGTCCTCGCCCTCCGCCGCATAGCCGAGGACACCGGCGGTGTGCAGATCGAGGAGGCCATGATTGGGGGCAAGTCGATGACGATGGTCTGGGCCATCGACCGGAACAAGCTCCTCAAGGAGCTGCCAGAATCCGCTACTTTGCCGCTACTCCAACCTCCTCCAGCCCCCCAGATGCCCCCCTCTGAGACCGATGCCGGCAGCGCAATGATACCAAGAacaccgcagcagcagcagccgcagccggaTATGTGGCCGCATTCGATGCCTCCGATATTCCCACGGCCAAGGGGCATGACGATGCAGGGGATGCAGAGGGTGCCCGGCGTGCCACCAGGGTTGATGCCGCTGCAGCGGCCATTCATGGGACCAGCTGGAGTTATCACAATGGGTGGGGGTGTGGGGCCTAGCCCTAACCAGCAGAAGCAGAAGAGCGAGGAGGACGAACTTAAGGATCTTGAGTTGCTGCTGAACAAAAAGACATATAGAGAGAAGCAGAACACCAAGACCGGGGAGGAACTTTTAGATCTCATTCACCGGCCCACGGCGAAGGAGACGGCTGTGGCAGCGAAG TTTAAAACAAAAGGTGGTTCCCAGCTGAAGGAATATTGTACCAACTTAACTAAAGAAGATTGCCGACGCCAAAGTGGATCTTTTGTTGCCTGTGATAAG GTCCATTTCCGCCGTATTATTGCTCCTCATACTGATACAAACCTAGGAGATTGTTCTTTTCTCGACACTTGCCGTCACACAAAG ACCTGCAAGTATGTCCACTACGAGCTTGACCAAACACCAGATATACCTCCAATGATGGCTGGTGCTCTTGCACCCCCAAGGCAAATAAGGCTCCAGAGAGCTGAATATTGTTCAGAAGTAGAGCTTGGAGAAGCTCAATGGATAAACTGTGACATCCGAAACTTCAGAATGGATATCTTAGGACAGTTTGGAGTAATTATGGCCGATCCCCCTTGGGATATTCATATGGAATTGCCATATGGCACAATGGCTGATGATGAAATGAGGACCCTTAATGTCCCTGCTTTACAAACTGATGGATTAATTTTCTTATGGGTCACTGGTCGTGCAATGGAACTTGGTCGGGAGTG TTTGGAGCTCTGGGGTTACAAACGTGTGGAGGAAATTATTTGGGTGAAGACCAATCAACTTCAACGTATTATTCGAACTGGACGCACTGGTCATTGGTTGAATCATAGTAAAGAGCATTGCCTTGTTGGAATAAAAGGAAACCCTTTAGTCAACAGGAACATTGACACTGATGTTATTGTTGCTGAAGTCCGTGAAACAAGCAGAAAACCTGATGAG ATGTACCCCATGCTAGAAAGAATAAGCCCAAGGACAAGGAAGCTGGAACTGTTTGCAAGAATGCATAATGCACATGCTGG ATGGCTTTCTCTGGGTAACCAGTTAAATGGAGTAAGGCTTGTTGATGAAGGGTTGAGAGCACGGTACAAGGCTGCCTATCCTGATTCAGAGGTGCAGCCACCATCACCGCCCAGAGCAAGCGCCCCTATAGATGGTGATCAAGGCACATCACAGAAACCTACTGTATCAGACGGCGAGAGGCCTGCCTGA